GGGCGATGGGTATTGGCGTAAAGCGAAGAGCAGCCCCATCGTTGATTGAGTGTAACAGTACGCGCGGAGGGGAGAGTCTGGGGGGCGTTTCCGGGGGTATATGAGTATCGTCACCTTGAACCACAGGCGGCAGGGATGCATTGGGAGCGGACAGGGATAGTGGCGATCCTGGGAGTGGTCTTGTCTCTCGCTTGCGGTTGCTGGCAGGGGGGACTGACAGCGTCCAAGGGGGCGATGGCGAGCCGTTCTTTTCTCCCCCAATTACCCGTGGAGCTAGCGGTGGAAAGCGTGGTGCTGGCTTGCCCTGCCAAGGATAGGGAGGAGTATGACTCGCTTTGGCAGTCTGTGCGACCCGTTGGTGCACCGGAGAGCATTACCCTATGGAGTGAAAACGGACTGCGTCTTGGTGTGCTCCGTTCCCCTTTGCCCGCTCGACTGCAACAATGGCTGGAGAACCAATCGGGTCATTTGTCCGGCTCGCTTCAGACTTTTCACCAGCGGCAGGAGGTATTTCTGACAACGACTCCCCTCATCGAACGTTGTCGCCTGCGTTTGAGCACGGACTTGGCTGCTCCTGCGGTGGAAAAGGAATGGGAACAGATTGTCGGTGGGATTTGGCTTCAGCCTCGCCTACACAAACGCGCTGTTCTGCTCCTTTGCGAACCCCGCTTGCAGTACGAGGAGCGGCACAGTTGGATCCGTCCTGCGCCGGATGCCAGCCGATTCCTCCGGAGTGAAGAGCCGTTGTTCGAACGGTTTCCCACCTTGCAAATGGAAGTTGAGCTGACCTCCGAAGATTATCTTATCCTCGGAACCTGGAGCGGTGCTGAGACGAACTTGGGGGCGTTATTGTTCGGTTCAGGAGCTTCTCCCGCTCCTGTCTCACCAGAGGTTGCTACTCCCTCCGGTTTGCGATTACTCCTTCTGCGCGTACAAGCTCCCCAATTGGCTTTGAATCAGGATTTGCCGGAGATTCCGCCTCCCTACCTGCGCCGTTAGGAGGGCCGGGAAGTGCGGTCCTGTGGGTGGCCATCGAATGATTCAGAGCACCCCTTTGGTGGAGGGAATATCGCGAATGCGGGGGTCCAGTTCCACCGCCATGCGTAGGGCGCGGGCGCAGGACTTGAAAATGGCTTCCACCATATGGTGGACGTTGCGGCCGTGGTGAAGCAAGACATGCAAATTGAAGTGGGCGTGATGGACAACGGCTCGCCAGAATTCCTCGGCCAATTCGGCAGGAAACGCGCCGAGTTGCACCGAGGGAAGCACGGCATGCCAAACGCATGCTGGCCGACCGCTCAAATCGATAGCCGCGGTTACGAGGGTTTCATCCATGGGCAAGATGCAATGGCCGAAACGGCGAATGCCCGCCTTGTCTCCGAGAGCCTGATGCAGAGCCTGACCCAGGCATATACCGACATCTTCCACGGTGTGGTGGGCGTCGATCTGCAGGTCCCCCTGACAACTCACCTGCAAATCGAATAAGCTGTGCCGTCCGAGTTGCTCCAACATGTGGTCAAAAAAGCCGACTCCGGTGGTTGCCTGCACTTGTCCATGGCCATCGAGGTTCAGTTGAAGGTGGATGGTCGTTTCCCGGGTCGTGCGTTCAACAACCGCTGTGCGTGCCATAGAAGCAGTGCTCCGCCGAGTATGGGTATGGGGATTGCTGGGAGGGGTGGAGTCCCTAGCTTTGGAGGATCAGTTCCAGGGTTTCCACCAACCGATCCATTTCCACATCGGTACCGATGGAGATACGGAGTCCGTCATAGCCGTCATAATTCATGTAACGGACGAGGATGTTACGGCTCGCTAGCTCCTGGGCAATAGTCCCGGCGGGGCGGTCCCTGTGACGGCACCAGAGAAAGTTCGCATGACTGGGTGTCACATCGAACCCTAGATTTGCCAAGGCATGGGTAAGACGTTGGCGTGTTGCACGAATTCTTCCCCGGATTTGCTCGAAGTATTCCCGATCCTCCAAGGCGGCGGATGCGGCAGCTAAACTCAAGACGTCGCAATTGTAGGAATCCTTCACCTTGATCAATTCTCGGATCAATTCGGGACGAGCAATGGCAAAGCCGAAGCGGATGCCCGCAAGGGAATATGATTTACTCAAGCTACGGGTGATGATCAGATTGGGTAAGTGAGGAAGCAGCGCCAGGCCGTTCCAATCGGCGAAGTCAGCATAGGCTTCATCCAAAACAAGAGGGGCCGGAGCCAAGGTTTCTGCCAAGCGACGGATCGCTTGGGGTTGGACCACTGTTCCCGAGGGCGAGTTGGGATTGGCCAAGAAGGTTAAGTGGGCGTGGGGTGCAGGCCAGGGATCGGGGAGTTGCCAATCGGTGGTGAAGGGCACAGGAACAAAGCGTGCTCCTTGAATCTCAGCGAGCGTGCGATAGAGCAGATAACCGGGCATGGGAGCTGCCAGATACCCTCCGGCTGGAACGAAAGCACGCGTCAGGATGGTCAGAAGATCATCGGAACCATTGCCAATGAGGAACCAATCCGGTTCCAGTTGGAAGATACGGGCCGCTGTGTGCCGGAAGTTATCACCGAGCGGAGGGGGATATTTCCGGAGTTTTTCGGCGGTGAGGGTTTCGCGAATGGCCTCGAAGACACGCGGGCTGGGCGGATAAGGATTCTCGTTGGTGTTGAGCTTGAGAACGTTAGGGTTGTTGCGCTGTTCACCGGGGACGTACCCCTGCATCGCGCGGATGTCGGGCCGCAAGGCGCTGAGAACGGTCAGCGGCGAGGACGGCTCGGATGATGGAGCAGGCGGCAAGCTCATGTTAGGAGATTGATGACTTCTTCGTGTTCGTGGGTGAAACCTGGCTTTTGACGGCTTTCGGTTTCGGGCGAGCTTCCGGCCCTCTGTCGTTCGCTCGAATTTCCACACTGGCTGCGTGAGCTGTGAGGCCTTCCACTTTGGCCATGTAAATCACGTCCTCGGCAATTTCCTTGAGTCCATTGCGCGTGAAGCGGAGGATGCTGGTTCGCTTGCGGAAATCGTTGGCGTTGAGACCGCTCGCAAAACGAGCTGTTCCCCCCGTGGGCAGGACATGGGATGGTCCTGCGGCGTAGTCACCGAGCGCTACAGGAGTGAACGGTCCTAAAAAGATCGCTCCCGCATGCTGAACGTCATCCGCGAATGCTTCAGGGTCGCGGGTCTGGATATGCAGATGTTCCGGAGCTAGGGTGTTGACGCAGCGCAAGGCTTCCTTTTTATCTGGGGCCAGGACTAAAGCCCCATATCGCTCCAGGCTCTCACGTGCTAGATCGCCACGTTCCAATCGGGACAACTGTTTATCCAAGGCGGCTGCCACCTCATCCAACAGCGGCGCATACCACGTGACCAAGATAGCGACACCGGGTGCATGTTCCGCTTGGGCAATCATATCCAGGGCCAAGTAATCCGGGTGTGCGGAATCGTCCGCTACGACTACGATCTCGCTAGGCCCTGCTAGGCAGTCGATGGCGACGTGCCCGAACACATATTTCTTAGCTAGGGCTACATATTGCGAACCAGGACCGATAATCATATCCACCGGCTTCAGCCCTTCAATTCCGTAGGCCATCGCAGCAATGGCCTGGGCACCTCCCAACCGATAGACTTCGCGAATTCCCAATTCGTGACATACAGCTAGCATGCGGGGGTTGTACGCGCCGCTCGGAGTCGGTGGCAGACACACCGCAATTTCTTCCACCCCTGCTGCCTGGGCTGGGCAGACGGTCATCAAAAGAGTGGACGGATACGCCGCGGC
The Thermogemmata fonticola genome window above contains:
- the hisD gene encoding histidinol dehydrogenase, giving the protein MPIVKLRRIDLSTPSATQQLYKLRDQLRWDAEVVTPAGKKLTQAVFGEALTPARAVERICQAVRDKGLAAVLHFTEQLDKIKLKPEQIRVPAEEMAAAHAQAESEFLEVIRQIQYNVVQFQSGLLHRDAEMRVSGKHELHVRYRPMQRVGIYCPGGAAAYPSTLLMTVCPAQAAGVEEIAVCLPPTPSGAYNPRMLAVCHELGIREVYRLGGAQAIAAMAYGIEGLKPVDMIIGPGSQYVALAKKYVFGHVAIDCLAGPSEIVVVADDSAHPDYLALDMIAQAEHAPGVAILVTWYAPLLDEVAAALDKQLSRLERGDLARESLERYGALVLAPDKKEALRCVNTLAPEHLHIQTRDPEAFADDVQHAGAIFLGPFTPVALGDYAAGPSHVLPTGGTARFASGLNANDFRKRTSILRFTRNGLKEIAEDVIYMAKVEGLTAHAASVEIRANDRGPEARPKPKAVKSQVSPTNTKKSSIS
- the hisB gene encoding imidazoleglycerol-phosphate dehydratase HisB; the protein is MARTAVVERTTRETTIHLQLNLDGHGQVQATTGVGFFDHMLEQLGRHSLFDLQVSCQGDLQIDAHHTVEDVGICLGQALHQALGDKAGIRRFGHCILPMDETLVTAAIDLSGRPACVWHAVLPSVQLGAFPAELAEEFWRAVVHHAHFNLHVLLHHGRNVHHMVEAIFKSCARALRMAVELDPRIRDIPSTKGVL
- the hisC gene encoding histidinol-phosphate transaminase, with product MSLPPAPSSEPSSPLTVLSALRPDIRAMQGYVPGEQRNNPNVLKLNTNENPYPPSPRVFEAIRETLTAEKLRKYPPPLGDNFRHTAARIFQLEPDWFLIGNGSDDLLTILTRAFVPAGGYLAAPMPGYLLYRTLAEIQGARFVPVPFTTDWQLPDPWPAPHAHLTFLANPNSPSGTVVQPQAIRRLAETLAPAPLVLDEAYADFADWNGLALLPHLPNLIITRSLSKSYSLAGIRFGFAIARPELIRELIKVKDSYNCDVLSLAAASAALEDREYFEQIRGRIRATRQRLTHALANLGFDVTPSHANFLWCRHRDRPAGTIAQELASRNILVRYMNYDGYDGLRISIGTDVEMDRLVETLELILQS